The genomic window GCCGCGCGTGATGGCGTAGACCAGCTGAAAATCCGTGAAGGTGAAGATGATGCTGAAGGTCATCACGATGGCGAGGATGGGCAGCAGCATCGGGAAGGTGATGTAGCGGAAGCGCTGCCAGGGCGAGGCGCCGTCGAGCAGCGCGGCCTCATAGAGCGAGGGCGAGATGGTCTGCAGCCCCGCCAGCAGCGAGATCGCCACGAAGGGAATCCCGCGCCAGATATTGGCCACGATCAGCGAAAAGCGCGCCGGCCATTCGCTGCCGATGAAATCTATGTTGGTGGTCCGCAGCCCCAGCTCGATGAACACCCAGGAGATGATGCTGAACTGCGGGTCATACATCCACCAGAAGGCGATGGCCGAGAGCACCGTGGGCACGATCCAGGGCAGCAGGATGATGGCGCGGAAGAAGGATTTGAAGGGCAGGTACTGGTTCAGCAGCAGCGCCAGCCACAGCCCCAGCGCGAACTTCCCGACCGTCGCCAGCGCCGTGTAGAAGACGCTGAAGAACACCGCGTTCCAGAAGATGGGGTCGGTGAAGAGGTATTCGAAATTCTCGAAGCCCACGAACTGCCCGCGCCTTCCGATGGTGCCATCGGTGAAGGCGAGCCAGATGCCCAGGCCCAGCGGATAGGTGAGGAAGACGCCGAGCAGCCCCACCGTCGGCAGCAGGCAGGCGATGATGAGAAAGGTCTTGCTGTCGAACAGCCGGCCAAGCGCGGTGGGTTGCCGCCGCGTGCGGGACCAGTGCTGCGCCCTTTCGGCGGGAAGGGTGGTGTCCATGGCGCGGGCACTCCGGCTGGGGGTCCGCGCAGTGGGGCGCACCGCGCGGATGTTTCAGGGTGGCGTCAGCGCCGGCGGAAGAAGCGCGTCGCGCGGCGTTCGGCCTCGCGCGCGGCGGCCTGCGGCGTGGCCTGGCCGGAGGCGACGGAGGCGCACATCTGCACCATCACATAATCCGCGTTCGCGGCGGCCGAACCCTCGGTGATGGGCCCGCTGTAGCCATTGTAGAAGGCGGTATCCATCACGTCGCGGAAGATGCTGACCTTGGGGTCGCTCGCCCACACCGCACTGGTGTTGTAGGCGTTGAGCGGCTGCGACCAGTAGCCGAGGTTCGCCTGCAGCCAGGGGTCGTACTGCTCGCTCTCCATCAGGAAGGCCAGCAGCGCCTTGGACGCGTTGGGGAAGCGGCTGTGGCGGAACACCATGGCGTTCAGCGTCAGCCCCGCCATGGGCGAGGTCTCGGCGATGCCCTTCGGCAGCAGCGAATGCTCCGTGTCGTCGGCGATGGGGCGCGTGGCCGGATCGTTCTTCAGCGCGAAGTAGAGCGAGACGCCGTTCGCCGTCAGGAACAGCTCATTCGACGCATAGGCGCGGTTGTTGCTGATGTCGCCCCAGGCCAGCGTGCCAGGCACGAAGGTGGCGTAGAGCTCCTTCAGGTATTCCAGCGCCTGGAGCGTCTGCGGGCTGTTGATGCCCACGCTGCCATCATCATTCACCAGCCGCCCGCCGAAGGACCAGACGAGCCAGTTGGCGAAGCCATTGCCATCGCCCACCGCATTGCCCAGCGCGAAGCCCGCGGGCTTGTTGATGCGGCGAAGCTGCTGGCAGAGGCGCAGATAGCTGGCATGGTCATCCGGGATGGACTGGAAACCCGCCTCGTTCACCGCGGATTTCCGCCACACCAGCGGCCCGCCCGAGGCGCCGAAGGGAAGCGCGAGCCAGTTGTTGCTGCCATGCCGCTTGCCATAGCGCTCGGCCAGCCGCTTCCAG from Roseococcus microcysteis includes these protein-coding regions:
- a CDS encoding carbohydrate ABC transporter permease is translated as MDTTLPAERAQHWSRTRRQPTALGRLFDSKTFLIIACLLPTVGLLGVFLTYPLGLGIWLAFTDGTIGRRGQFVGFENFEYLFTDPIFWNAVFFSVFYTALATVGKFALGLWLALLLNQYLPFKSFFRAIILLPWIVPTVLSAIAFWWMYDPQFSIISWVFIELGLRTTNIDFIGSEWPARFSLIVANIWRGIPFVAISLLAGLQTISPSLYEAALLDGASPWQRFRYITFPMLLPILAIVMTFSIIFTFTDFQLVYAITRGGPVNSTHLLATLAFQRGIPGGELAEGAAIAVSMIPFLVFATLFSYFALARRKWQQGEGND
- a CDS encoding ABC transporter substrate-binding protein, whose amino-acid sequence is MPTQFSITRRTLGLGGAASLVGAQASAQIQAAQVATPNFRVENGATLRVLRPVRFVQPDEEVFRANCARFAQATGVQVRVDFVGWEDINQQTAVTANTGAGPDVIIGFNEAPHVYADKVVEVTDVAEYLGAKYGGWKRLAERYGKRHGSNNWLALPFGASGGPLVWRKSAVNEAGFQSIPDDHASYLRLCQQLRRINKPAGFALGNAVGDGNGFANWLVWSFGGRLVNDDGSVGINSPQTLQALEYLKELYATFVPGTLAWGDISNNRAYASNELFLTANGVSLYFALKNDPATRPIADDTEHSLLPKGIAETSPMAGLTLNAMVFRHSRFPNASKALLAFLMESEQYDPWLQANLGYWSQPLNAYNTSAVWASDPKVSIFRDVMDTAFYNGYSGPITEGSAAANADYVMVQMCASVASGQATPQAAAREAERRATRFFRRR